The Pigmentiphaga aceris DNA segment ATCATGCGCGTTTCAAAGACCCGTTCAACGAGGTGCACGGCCATGCGGGCATACGCCGCATCTTTGCCCATATGTTCGAGACCACCGAGTCACCGCGATTCGTGATTCACGAGCGCATCGTGCAGGGTGATCAGGCCTTCGTGACCTGGACCTTCCACTTCGGGTTGCGCGGGCAGGCCTACACGGTGGTGGGCGGCTCACATCTGCGCTTCGGCGCAGATGGGCGGGTGACCGAGCACCGCGATTATTGGGATGCGGCTGAGGAGCTGTTTCAGAAGCTGCCGGTGATCGGGCCGGCGGTGAGGTGGTTGCGCGGACGTTTTGCCGTGAGTCACTGACCCACGGCAAAGCGCCCTGCCGTCAGACATTGCCGTCAAGCATTCCTTTATGGCTTTTCCGTCAAGGTCGTATCGAAGTAGACGTTCATGGCATCGCGCTCAGGCAGCGGCTTGGTGATCGCGGCAATGGCGGCGGCCCCGGCAGCGCTCGGCGGATTGGTGGTCATCGTGGGGGTGGGCGGACGCAGCGCCACGACCAGTGACCAGGCTTCGTCCATGTACAGCTTGGTGTCCAGCAACACACGCTCGATGCCGACACCGCTGGCTGCACCGGCTACCGCCTGCGCACTGGCCAGTTCCTGAATCCAGGCGTTCTTGTCGCGTTGGTAGACGGCCGTGACCTCAAGCACTTCCTTGACCAGATCCAGCACGGCGCTGCGGTTGGCTTTCAAAAATGCCGGGTTGGCAGC contains these protein-coding regions:
- a CDS encoding nuclear transport factor 2 family protein; its protein translation is MNVLDDLLAWYETLTPDTLDAVPRFYDDHARFKDPFNEVHGHAGIRRIFAHMFETTESPRFVIHERIVQGDQAFVTWTFHFGLRGQAYTVVGGSHLRFGADGRVTEHRDYWDAAEELFQKLPVIGPAVRWLRGRFAVSH